One Parasphingorhabdus cellanae genomic region harbors:
- a CDS encoding alpha/beta fold hydrolase, producing the protein MSDSAFDLDIDPIVQTFRSVADVDAFDRMLAAWDARLSAGAISDKGRLVPHLHDAIALLQAQDTIQVEDPLEVEVNQVARAAMALSPELGVALSNAAAKRLFGATQGRTLGLDWIADESRPDLQSLQRSARGSGNRKHALIRVFDSEGTTTLAEAFVLSVSKTQQSFLIVRSVDSAWSDSVDSVLADAFGFTRAELQIAKMLVEGGSPALIAARRGTGVQTVRTQIKAMVAKAGAQSLIDLVRLLSLTCARLTERDTSKGVRWADPWGNLCQIERSDGFKVAYSWTGAPDGQPVFLLHGLSLGYLLGDRVERRLRDAGIKLIAPCWPGMGGSEQNPDLSLKQDDLAAYRAVVDALGLKNCLGVGLATGTIHLLALERARPGTFGALLGISDCFPLTSDRLSLAPLSFRTMLRLPITLPKALELVVNAGFRNVRRKGIDWYVERRYHQSPVDRASCDDVEFVPLMRNWCELSFTMGPTVFCNRAAQRWSFREEHLRDLSVPLHVMLGESEPMFDAPFFERLEQACSNLTIERVAAAGELLLHQRPKLIAQRIIEMAAAVRR; encoded by the coding sequence TTGTCTGATAGCGCGTTTGACCTAGATATCGACCCGATCGTGCAGACGTTCCGGTCGGTGGCGGATGTCGATGCATTCGACAGGATGCTGGCAGCCTGGGACGCGCGTCTGTCGGCAGGGGCCATATCGGACAAGGGCCGCTTGGTTCCTCATCTCCACGATGCGATTGCCTTGCTGCAAGCGCAGGACACAATACAGGTCGAAGATCCGCTCGAGGTTGAGGTCAATCAAGTGGCACGCGCAGCTATGGCGCTTTCTCCGGAACTTGGTGTTGCGCTGTCAAATGCGGCAGCCAAACGCTTGTTCGGAGCCACCCAGGGTCGGACGCTTGGGCTTGACTGGATCGCCGATGAGTCGCGCCCGGATCTCCAGTCTCTCCAGCGCAGCGCGAGGGGTTCGGGCAATCGCAAGCATGCTCTGATCCGGGTATTCGATAGCGAAGGAACGACAACGCTTGCCGAAGCGTTCGTGCTATCAGTGAGTAAAACGCAGCAGAGTTTCTTGATAGTCCGCAGCGTGGATTCCGCGTGGAGTGATTCCGTCGATAGCGTTCTTGCCGACGCGTTCGGCTTCACTCGCGCAGAATTGCAGATCGCCAAAATGCTCGTGGAAGGTGGGTCGCCAGCACTTATCGCCGCTCGACGCGGCACCGGCGTTCAGACCGTGCGTACCCAGATAAAAGCGATGGTTGCGAAGGCTGGTGCGCAGTCCTTGATCGATCTGGTTCGGCTGCTGTCGCTCACTTGCGCGCGCCTAACCGAGCGGGATACCTCGAAGGGTGTCCGCTGGGCCGACCCATGGGGCAACTTGTGCCAGATCGAACGGTCCGACGGGTTCAAGGTTGCCTATAGCTGGACAGGCGCGCCCGACGGTCAGCCGGTTTTCCTGCTCCACGGCTTATCGCTCGGCTACCTGCTCGGCGACAGGGTGGAAAGGCGGCTGCGCGATGCAGGGATAAAGCTCATCGCGCCCTGCTGGCCGGGCATGGGGGGCAGCGAGCAAAACCCGGACCTGTCGCTCAAACAGGATGATCTCGCCGCCTACCGCGCGGTCGTCGATGCGCTAGGGCTGAAGAATTGTCTCGGCGTGGGGCTTGCAACTGGGACCATCCACCTGCTTGCACTTGAGCGCGCGCGGCCCGGGACGTTCGGCGCGCTTCTTGGAATCTCCGATTGCTTTCCGCTGACGAGCGATCGCCTTTCGCTTGCCCCACTGAGTTTTCGCACAATGCTGCGCCTGCCGATAACTTTGCCCAAGGCGCTCGAACTGGTTGTCAACGCAGGATTTAGGAACGTCCGGCGCAAGGGCATCGACTGGTATGTCGAGCGCCGATATCACCAGTCGCCAGTCGATCGTGCGAGCTGCGACGATGTCGAATTTGTGCCGTTGATGCGCAATTGGTGCGAACTGTCCTTCACGATGGGGCCGACTGTCTTTTGCAACCGGGCAGCTCAACGTTGGAGTTTCCGCGAAGAACATCTGCGCGACCTTTCGGTCCCGCTTCATGTCATGCTCGGAGAAAGCGAACCCATGTTCGATGCCCCGTTTTTCGAACGGTTGGAACAGGCTTGCTCCAACCTAACGATCGAGAGAGTGGCAGCTGCTGGGGAGCTGCTTTTGCATCAGCGCCCCAAATTGATCGCACAGCGCATTATCGAAATGGCGGCGGCCGTGCGTCGCTAA
- a CDS encoding TonB-dependent receptor, with amino-acid sequence MRFLKRSILAGVSSLALLSTPAFSQDANTSDEMDANTSDEMDAENTIVVTGQKDERTLLDTQASVAVVTEDDIIEKDLTSFREAFRTMANVIDADFVDAGFVIRGVNSEGLTPGGAPLAAVYIDGAEQTGQGARRGARGLWDVEQVEVYRGPQSTLSGRAALAGAIYVNTRDPEYDYDASARLSYGELDTFDAAIAGGGSIIDDVLAFRVAAEYQRRDSEVEYPTYSEFANFDRLIEDEYYQIRGKLRADPTPGLRIDLTYAYSYDSPAYDDVAGPGFGFEFEDQRGDFNLPFFQEAREADNHSAIAQATYEVSPEITLTSLSTLVDMDADRSSVNANTPGEDFTTVGAIDERLFTQELRANYDGANGLHAVLGLYYAYDRSDSGFTRSVFFGGGRTDTTRSLSNNRNYAIFGEATIPVLESVDLIAGGRIDRNEREIDSSFSREVFDPSASDTQTADFVESAETVFLPKLGLDIELASDLRLGFVFQQGYRPGGASRNVSSGNIVEFDAEFTDTYELSLRKDLGSRGNLAVNAFYTDWTDQQVEFDLDPNDFFSRITVNAGKSRLFGGEVELSVQPTRDVSAFASVGVLDTEFEDFVVAGLGDFTGLEFPEAPSVTLAFGADYRPRTGFFAGADAKFVSEYFARDLQNAPIDEVGNYFVANARVGYQFDFGSVMLFADNLFNEQYFVYRDRIGDFDCCATFGRSRVVGVTGRVDF; translated from the coding sequence ATGCGCTTTCTAAAACGATCCATTCTTGCCGGCGTGAGTTCTCTCGCACTTCTCAGCACACCCGCCTTTTCGCAGGACGCTAACACGAGTGACGAGATGGACGCTAACACGAGTGACGAGATGGACGCTGAAAACACCATTGTCGTGACAGGCCAGAAGGATGAGCGGACCTTGCTCGACACGCAGGCCAGCGTGGCCGTCGTGACCGAAGATGACATCATCGAAAAGGACCTGACCTCCTTCCGTGAAGCCTTTCGCACCATGGCGAATGTTATCGATGCCGACTTCGTCGATGCGGGCTTCGTCATTCGTGGAGTCAATTCCGAGGGTCTTACGCCTGGCGGCGCGCCGCTCGCCGCAGTCTACATCGATGGTGCCGAACAGACCGGTCAGGGTGCGCGGCGCGGAGCGCGCGGCCTTTGGGACGTAGAGCAGGTCGAGGTCTATCGCGGACCGCAATCCACCCTTTCCGGGCGGGCGGCACTGGCAGGTGCCATTTATGTCAATACGCGCGACCCTGAATACGACTACGACGCATCGGCGCGGCTCAGCTATGGTGAGCTGGACACATTCGATGCCGCCATCGCGGGTGGCGGTTCAATCATCGATGATGTCCTGGCCTTCCGCGTCGCTGCCGAATACCAGCGGCGTGACAGCGAGGTTGAGTATCCGACATACAGCGAATTCGCCAATTTCGACCGCCTGATCGAAGACGAATACTACCAGATCCGCGGCAAGCTGCGGGCCGATCCGACACCCGGACTGCGGATCGACCTGACCTACGCCTACAGCTATGATTCTCCCGCCTACGACGATGTGGCCGGGCCCGGTTTCGGGTTCGAATTCGAGGATCAGCGCGGCGACTTCAATCTGCCGTTCTTCCAGGAAGCGCGCGAGGCGGACAATCACTCCGCGATCGCGCAGGCCACCTACGAGGTGTCGCCAGAAATCACGCTGACCTCGCTATCGACCCTGGTGGACATGGATGCCGATCGTTCCTCCGTCAATGCGAACACGCCGGGCGAGGATTTCACTACGGTCGGCGCTATCGACGAGCGCCTTTTCACACAGGAATTGCGCGCCAACTACGACGGCGCGAACGGATTGCACGCCGTGCTCGGCCTCTACTATGCCTATGACCGCAGCGACAGCGGCTTCACCCGTAGCGTCTTCTTCGGCGGCGGACGAACCGATACGACGCGATCATTGTCGAACAACCGCAACTACGCGATCTTCGGCGAGGCTACCATCCCGGTTCTGGAAAGCGTCGATCTGATCGCCGGTGGTCGCATCGACCGAAACGAGCGCGAGATAGACTCGTCTTTCAGTCGTGAAGTCTTCGATCCGTCAGCATCCGACACTCAGACTGCCGATTTCGTCGAGAGCGCGGAAACCGTGTTCCTTCCAAAGCTCGGTCTCGATATCGAGCTCGCAAGCGATCTTCGCCTCGGTTTCGTGTTCCAGCAGGGGTATCGTCCCGGAGGTGCGTCGCGCAATGTCAGCAGTGGCAATATCGTCGAGTTCGATGCCGAGTTCACAGACACTTATGAGCTCTCTCTTCGTAAGGATCTCGGTTCACGCGGCAATTTGGCAGTCAATGCCTTCTACACCGACTGGACCGATCAACAGGTCGAGTTCGACCTCGATCCGAACGATTTCTTCAGCCGCATCACTGTCAATGCCGGCAAATCGCGTCTCTTCGGAGGCGAAGTCGAGCTCAGCGTGCAGCCCACCCGCGACGTGTCCGCCTTCGCCTCGGTCGGCGTTCTCGATACCGAGTTCGAGGACTTCGTGGTGGCAGGCCTCGGAGACTTCACCGGGCTGGAATTTCCTGAGGCACCGAGTGTGACGCTCGCTTTCGGCGCAGACTATCGGCCGCGCACCGGTTTTTTCGCCGGTGCCGACGCCAAGTTCGTGAGCGAATATTTCGCCCGCGATCTCCAGAACGCGCCGATCGACGAGGTCGGAAATTACTTCGTCGCCAATGCGCGGGTCGGTTACCAGTTCGATTTCGGCTCGGTCATGCTGTTCGCCGACAATCTCTTTAACGAGCAGTATTTCGTCTATCGCGACCGCATCGGCGATTTCGACTGCTGCGCAACCTTCGGCCGCAGCCGCGTAGTCGGGGTGACCGGACGCGTCGACTTCTAG